A region from the Brevibacterium paucivorans genome encodes:
- a CDS encoding LamB/YcsF family protein codes for MTTIDINSDLGESVAGVALSDDDAILDVVSSANVACGYHAGTPHGIAATVKSAASRNVTIGAHPSYNDPAGFGRRFIDYDPHQLADEVLYQIGALDAIARSHGTHVQYVKPHGALYNEIVHNTSHAQAVVEAVRAFSHDIPLLLLPGSVAGTIAQKAGIDVVTEAFADRAYNPDGTLVSRKEAGAVVTDVDHVCARVIDMATKGTVTARNGSTIRIDAQSICVHGDSPGAVDMSRAIRQALDDAGVTVESFI; via the coding sequence ATGACGACTATCGACATCAACTCAGACCTGGGAGAATCTGTCGCCGGCGTTGCACTAAGTGACGATGACGCGATTCTTGATGTCGTTTCCTCTGCCAATGTGGCTTGTGGCTACCATGCCGGAACACCCCACGGAATCGCAGCGACAGTGAAGTCAGCTGCAAGCCGAAACGTCACGATTGGCGCCCACCCGTCATATAACGATCCCGCCGGCTTTGGCCGTCGCTTCATTGACTACGACCCCCACCAGCTCGCTGATGAGGTGCTTTACCAAATTGGCGCATTAGATGCGATCGCTCGTTCTCACGGAACTCACGTGCAATACGTCAAACCACACGGGGCGCTCTATAACGAAATCGTGCACAACACTTCCCACGCCCAGGCGGTCGTCGAAGCAGTACGCGCGTTTTCACACGACATACCTCTACTTCTTTTGCCCGGTTCGGTTGCGGGAACAATCGCACAAAAGGCCGGGATTGACGTTGTGACAGAAGCTTTTGCCGACCGCGCATACAACCCGGACGGAACACTCGTGTCCCGCAAAGAAGCTGGAGCCGTCGTCACCGATGTTGACCACGTGTGTGCCCGCGTCATTGACATGGCAACAAAAGGAACCGTGACAGCCCGCAACGGGTCCACAATTCGCATCGACGCTCAATCAATCTGTGTTCATGGAGACTCCCCCGGAGCAGTCGACATGTCCCGCGCTATTCGCCAGGCACTCGATGACGCCGGCGTGACCGTAGAAAGTTTCATATGA
- a CDS encoding thiol-disulfide oxidoreductase DCC family protein: MPHDLVDLVFDGQCGFCTRAAYAIKRFDRKARIRLHPAQRPGVHERFSLTKTDTQQAAWAFTHDRSASGAESINLVLDVTFGTRLFTQLYRIPGIHSLQDRAYEWVAEHRYLLRDTTPWCQSHPGDCLLGTGTASCSLR; encoded by the coding sequence ATGCCACACGATTTGGTCGACCTTGTTTTTGACGGTCAGTGCGGTTTTTGCACGCGTGCCGCCTACGCAATCAAGCGCTTTGATAGAAAAGCGCGTATCCGACTGCACCCCGCTCAACGGCCCGGCGTTCACGAACGGTTCAGTCTCACTAAAACTGACACACAGCAAGCTGCTTGGGCCTTCACTCACGACCGCAGTGCCTCCGGAGCGGAGTCCATCAACCTAGTCCTCGACGTGACCTTTGGAACTCGGCTGTTCACACAGCTCTACAGGATCCCCGGAATTCACTCCTTACAAGACCGTGCATACGAATGGGTCGCAGAACACCGCTACCTTCTTCGCGACACAACACCCTGGTGCCAGTCGCACCCAGGTGACTGCCTCCTCGGGACCGGCACGGCAAGCTGCTCATTGCGTTAA
- a CDS encoding Fic family protein — translation MWNQPNEPYQDLPPLPPKQQIETPAVFKATIEASRALARLDGAYKRLPDPTMLINLIPLMEAQASSEIENIVTTNDELFKAANGALQEITPQVKEALRYREALRAGYESLHERPIMTQTAVKICSHLQAAQAKIRDVSGTYIGNPTSGKRIYTPPEGKDVILGHLRAWEEFIHDNHQLDPLVVMALAHYQFEAIHPFFGGNGRTGRILNLLILIEKGLLQLPVLYLSGHIVRNKDQYYALLNRVTQDSEWEDWILFMLAGVRSTAEWTLQLVETTDRMREETAQKIRDHYPRLPAKELTELMFSQPYLRIDNVINAGLAKRQTASTWLNTIAEANLLTKERVGRSVLFINSELLKTLFHTPLPQ, via the coding sequence ATGTGGAATCAACCGAATGAGCCATATCAAGATTTGCCACCGCTTCCACCGAAACAGCAAATCGAAACACCTGCCGTGTTCAAAGCGACCATTGAGGCTAGTCGCGCGCTTGCACGGCTAGACGGTGCGTACAAGCGTTTGCCCGACCCTACAATGCTCATCAACTTGATTCCTCTTATGGAGGCACAAGCTTCCAGTGAAATCGAGAACATCGTCACAACCAACGACGAGCTGTTTAAAGCAGCGAACGGCGCGTTGCAAGAAATCACCCCACAAGTCAAAGAAGCGTTGCGATACAGGGAAGCTCTCCGCGCAGGTTACGAGTCCTTGCACGAGCGACCAATCATGACGCAAACTGCAGTCAAAATTTGTTCACACTTACAGGCCGCTCAGGCGAAGATCCGTGACGTGTCCGGCACCTATATAGGAAATCCAACGTCCGGAAAGCGCATTTATACTCCCCCAGAGGGCAAAGATGTCATTCTTGGCCATTTGCGCGCGTGGGAAGAGTTCATACACGATAACCACCAACTTGACCCGCTTGTTGTTATGGCCCTGGCGCACTACCAGTTCGAAGCGATACACCCATTTTTTGGTGGAAATGGTCGAACTGGCAGGATCCTCAACCTACTGATTCTTATTGAAAAGGGCCTCCTGCAGTTACCGGTCCTCTATCTTTCAGGACATATCGTGCGGAACAAGGATCAGTACTACGCACTTCTTAACCGTGTGACACAGGACAGCGAGTGGGAAGATTGGATACTTTTCATGCTGGCTGGAGTTAGATCGACCGCTGAATGGACCTTACAGCTAGTGGAAACCACTGACCGGATGCGAGAAGAGACCGCTCAAAAGATCCGCGACCACTACCCACGACTGCCCGCAAAAGAACTCACTGAATTGATGTTCAGCCAGCCATACCTTCGAATCGACAACGTCATAAACGCGGGACTTGCCAAGCGCCAAACCGCTTCAACGTGGCTTAATACGATTGCAGAAGCGAATCTACTCACAAAAGAACGTGTAGGACGCAGTGTTCTCTTCATCAACTCTGAACTGCTCAAAACTCTCTTCCATACGCCTTTACCGCAGTAA
- a CDS encoding cation diffusion facilitator family transporter, translated as MPDLVKQSAHDHEGHNHSISADADRRYLWLALIILGAFMIAEVVVSFMTGSLALLSDAGHMLSDVGAIALALWTIRLVARPAKGALTWGLKRVEIISAAVNGITLLVVAGIIAVEAIHRLFEPPEVDGGPVLIVAAVGVAVNIVVAWLVARANRSSLNVEGAYQHILTDLYSFIGTMIAALIIMFTEWVMADVIASLLVCWLMVYAAWNLLRDAGRVLLEAAPKGVALEEITEHILELPHVQRVHDLHVWSVSTDLPALSAHIVVNDECFEDGHVPQLLDQVQDCVAGHFDVEHSTFQFEPPKHDAHEYHPHP; from the coding sequence CTGACCGCCGGTATCTGTGGCTGGCTTTGATCATTCTTGGCGCGTTTATGATCGCCGAGGTCGTCGTCAGTTTCATGACCGGCTCCCTCGCCTTGCTTTCGGATGCCGGGCACATGTTGTCCGATGTGGGCGCAATTGCGCTGGCACTGTGGACAATTCGCTTGGTTGCCCGTCCCGCCAAAGGGGCGCTGACGTGGGGGTTAAAACGCGTTGAAATCATCTCTGCTGCGGTCAATGGCATCACGCTCCTGGTTGTTGCCGGCATTATTGCTGTTGAAGCGATCCACCGTCTTTTTGAACCTCCCGAGGTCGATGGCGGCCCTGTGCTGATCGTTGCCGCGGTGGGGGTGGCAGTCAATATCGTGGTCGCATGGTTGGTTGCGCGTGCAAACCGTTCGAGCCTTAACGTAGAGGGTGCATATCAGCACATTCTGACCGACCTCTACAGTTTCATCGGGACAATGATCGCCGCCCTGATCATCATGTTCACTGAGTGGGTGATGGCTGATGTCATTGCGTCGTTGCTGGTGTGCTGGCTCATGGTGTACGCGGCATGGAACCTGCTCCGAGACGCAGGCCGAGTTCTGCTTGAAGCGGCGCCAAAAGGCGTTGCCCTTGAGGAAATCACGGAACACATCCTTGAGCTTCCCCACGTGCAGCGTGTACACGATTTGCACGTGTGGAGCGTCTCGACTGACCTGCCGGCCCTTTCGGCACACATCGTTGTCAACGACGAGTGTTTTGAGGATGGGCACGTCCCCCAACTACTCGATCAAGTGCAGGACTGTGTTGCGGGGCATTTCGACGTTGAGCATTCCACGTTTCAGTTCGAACCGCCTAAGCATGATGCACACGAATACCACCCGCACCCCTAG
- a CDS encoding CsbD family protein — protein MSAEDKFENTTDKVGGKIQEGAGKLTGDKETETRGKAEAAKADFKDKLDDVKNSAKDTFDDVKDSVKGAVDGLLGNDKK, from the coding sequence ATGAGCGCAGAAGACAAGTTTGAAAACACCACCGACAAAGTGGGCGGAAAGATTCAGGAAGGCGCCGGAAAGCTCACCGGGGACAAGGAAACCGAAACCCGCGGTAAAGCAGAAGCCGCTAAGGCCGACTTCAAAGACAAGCTCGACGATGTGAAGAACTCGGCCAAAGACACGTTTGACGACGTCAAAGACTCCGTAAAGGGTGCTGTCGACGGCCTGCTTGGAAACGACAAGAAGTAA